Proteins from a single region of Limosilactobacillus fermentum:
- the gpsB gene encoding cell division regulator GpsB, which produces MDNIKFTPQDILHKQFKEKSIGKGYDVDDVDSFLDDVIKDYDAFNKEVTRLQDENDRLKAKVDELNRQVEVGSSISSRSAASQPVSSATNMDILKRLSNLERRVFGSQLGNDENDSHLL; this is translated from the coding sequence TTGGATAACATTAAATTCACTCCCCAAGACATTCTGCACAAGCAGTTTAAGGAGAAGAGTATCGGGAAGGGGTACGATGTCGATGACGTAGATTCCTTCTTAGACGATGTTATTAAGGATTACGATGCCTTCAACAAGGAAGTAACCCGGCTGCAAGACGAAAATGATCGTTTGAAGGCCAAGGTGGACGAATTAAACCGCCAAGTCGAAGTCGGTTCTTCCATTAGTTCCCGGTCGGCGGCGAGCCAACCGGTTTCGTCAGCTACCAACATGGATATCTTAAAGCGGCTGTCCAACCTGGAACGGCGCGTCTTTGGTTCTCAACTGGGTAACGACGAAAACGATTCTCACTTGCTATAA